From Choristoneura fumiferana chromosome 7, NRCan_CFum_1, whole genome shotgun sequence, the proteins below share one genomic window:
- the LOC141429808 gene encoding uncharacterized protein has protein sequence MPCSKEKKILLWLIESYKNMPYLWQKDHEDYMNKHLRDEGFKVLLEIYKDFDESATVKNLKKKIENLRTSYSKELKKVLASKRAGKVYVPSLWYYDALKFISNDTVCDHTLLCDSLDKTNSSLDDESASDANSNNSRRKRKKIFSRIEEKEYTPIKENTTLTEKDMAKNNEEFEIYGRSIGFQMKDLSKRQLMISQKMISDVLYYAKLEQLSESSCVYLGPSDESTSNNSLIYQD, from the exons ATGCCGTGcagtaaagaaaagaaaattttattgtGGCTGATAGAATCATATAAAAACATGCCCTATTTATGGCAAAAGGACCATGAAGATTATATGAATAAACACTTGAGAGATGAAGGCTTTAAAGTTTTATTAGAAATTTACAAAGATTTTGATGAATCTGCGACcgtgaaaaacttaaaaaagaaGATTGAGAACTTGCGTACGAGTTATTCAAAGGAATTGAAAAAA GTTTTAGCATCTAAGCGAGCTGGCAAGGTGTATGTACCAAGTCTATGGTATTACGATGcactaaaatttataagtaatgACACAGTATGTGATCATACCTTGCTGTGTGATTCTTTAGATAAAACG aatTCATCACTAGACGATGAATCTGCAAGTGATGCTAATTCCAACAATAGCCGACGGAAGAGAAAGAAAATATTCAGTAGAATAGAAGAGAAAGAATATACaccaataaaagaaaatactacTTTAACAGAAAAGGATATGGCTAAAAATAACGAAGAGTTCGAGATATATGGACGATCTATTGGGTTTCAAATGAAAGATTTGAGTAAACGACAGTTGATGATATCACAGAAAATGATATCTGATGTTTTGTACTACGCTAAACTAGAACAACTTTCTGAATCCTCGTGCGTCTATCTTGGACCATCTGATGAATCTACATctaacaatagtttaatatacCAAGACTAG